The Solanum lycopersicum chromosome 2, SLM_r2.1 DNA window AACTTCCTATATGTGTTGTGTCCCAAAAATATCATTGACCAGATCGACTTTGACctttaaatgataaatatggATAAAGAAGCTAATAATTTTCTTAGACGCTATCGGatggaaaataattataattttacattatatatacaCGATTATACATTATTTATTGAGTAGCAATACATGTTCATACGATACACATATAACCATTATAAAATAACTTTTGTTACTTGTACATATTTATAAGTAACCAAATTATTTAGCAAGTCACTAAATTTAGTGTGTTAtcattaaaatcatttaaagaTATGTCACTCTACATGATTTGTATCAAAGCTACTTGTTTGATTAAATGACTTATCAATGGTCATCTTATTCTATTGTTAAAAAGAGCacttttagaaacaaaaaaaaaagttgtttcaTTAATCATTCGTACACAATATTCTTACATAGTCTTTGGAATGATCGTAGtacataaattaattactaCTAAGCTTAAGATAATAGAGGTGGAATACTTTGTTCATTTCTAAAGATATTTGTTGGATCAATTTTAGTCTTGATTTTGACCAATCTATCAAAGTTGTTCTTGAAATATTTTACTCCCCAAATTCTTGCTTGTGCATAGCTTGTGTTTCCACTAATATTGTTCACTCCTAAATCAAGATCTCTATAGTTGAAATAAGCTGCTCTAGGAGATTTTGATACATACTTAGCCATGTATCGATAAAGTTTTCGACTCCAAGCTATGTTTCTTTTAGAATTTTCCATTTTCAACCAAAATACTGCATACTCGATCATGAATATATTTCCAGCTCTGTGAGGGAAAGGAGTTTCAGATTCTGATATCTCACTAAGCTTTCCTCCATAGGGACTAAATTGTAATTCAACACCCGAATTTTCGCCTAATTGGTTGTATAGTTTCCATATACCTTCAAGACCCTTTATAGAAATGGGGTGTTGGACATAGTCTGATTTACCTTTGAAAAAGTACTCTTGATTAGTTGTGGTATTCCAATCTAGTAACACATCAAGTGATGTTCCCCTAGGGAAACCCGCAAAGAAGAGTATAGATTCGATCCAACTCATCTCAATGCAATCGTCTTTCACTAACCCTAGTTCTGGGAAGCTATTTTGCATTTCGCGGAGGAGTTCATCTACTCCTCCAACAAACATTGTAGTGAAAAAGGCGTGGACAGTCCTTTGTCCACGCCTGAATGGAGATTCAATATTGCTCCTCAGGAAGATCCTGAGGAGGAGATTGTCATCAACTTTGTCCGCGATATGTTGCCATTTGTAGACTAGTTGAGTTGCATTTTGTTCCAACGTTCGTGTCACATTGAATACAGTTACCTTTTGTGGAATATCAACTAATTTCACCTTCCATGAGATAATGAGACCAAAACTAGTCCCTCCACCTCCTCTAATAGCCCAAAAGTGATCCTCACCCATTGACTCTCGATCTTGAATTCGTCCATTAGCATCAATTAATTTTGCATCAATGATGTTATCAGCAGCAGTACCGAATTTTCGTGACATCATGCCATAGCCTCCACCACTAAAGTGTCCACCAACACCAACAGTTGGGCAAACCCCAGCAACTACAGccaattttttacttttttccgCGATTCTATAGTAAACTTCCCCTAGAGTCGCGCCAGCTTGAATCCAAGCAGTCTTTTTTTGGGTATCAACGGATATTGATCTTAGGTTTCTAAGATCAATTATGAAAAAAGGGGTGTCCGAAGTGTATGAAAGTCCCTCATAGTCATGTCCACCGCTTCGAATCCTAATTTGTAGGTCATGTATCTTGGAGCAATGTATAGCTGCCTGGATTTGAGATTCTTTGGTAGGAGTGAAAATAATTGATGGTTTGAAGTCGGAGGTTATCCTTACGTTATCTGAATAGGAGTTATAAATGGTTGAATATGATGAGTTTTTAGGAGTGTGGATTACTTGTGATATTAAGGTTGAGTTCATAATTTTGTGAGAAAGGCATTCAAGAAAGTCATCATGAGTTTTGTTAGCCCATGATGATGAAATTAGGCAAAttgagagaaagaaaaagattgTTAACTTGTTGAAACTAGTCATCATTTGATTATTTGTTGTTGCAAAGTTTGATAATGGAGAAAATAG harbors:
- the LOC101255262 gene encoding berberine bridge enzyme-like 28, with the translated sequence MMTSFNKLTIFFFLSICLISSSWANKTHDDFLECLSHKIMNSTLISQVIHTPKNSSYSTIYNSYSDNVRITSDFKPSIIFTPTKESQIQAAIHCSKIHDLQIRIRSGGHDYEGLSYTSDTPFFIIDLRNLRSISVDTQKKTAWIQAGATLGEVYYRIAEKSKKLAVVAGVCPTVGVGGHFSGGGYGMMSRKFGTAADNIIDAKLIDANGRIQDRESMGEDHFWAIRGGGGTSFGLIISWKVKLVDIPQKVTVFNVTRTLEQNATQLVYKWQHIADKVDDNLLLRIFLRSNIESPFRRGQRTVHAFFTTMFVGGVDELLREMQNSFPELGLVKDDCIEMSWIESILFFAGFPRGTSLDVLLDWNTTTNQEYFFKGKSDYVQHPISIKGLEGIWKLYNQLGENSGVELQFSPYGGKLSEISESETPFPHRAGNIFMIEYAVFWLKMENSKRNIAWSRKLYRYMAKYVSKSPRAAYFNYRDLDLGVNNISGNTSYAQARIWGVKYFKNNFDRLVKIKTKIDPTNIFRNEQSIPPLLS